atgctaacGAAAACCGAGGTAAAATTTATATCTTGGTTAAAAAAGAACACTATCTGTATGACCGAGCTCCAGTGGAAACACTGCAATTTTACAATGCAAACTGTGGTGGTTACTCTCACCCTGCATGTACCACTGACCACACTGGGCGGTCCACTGGCCATTTGCCTATATGTTGCACTTGCAAGCATGTGATGAAAAGGTGAAACAAAGAGAAGGGCATTGAGGAGGGGGGTGGCACAGCACAGGGAGGCATGCTTACCTGTTGGTATTGATAGTCAGGTGGGTACCAGTACCTGCAAAAGGATAGCATAGCACCTTCAGTGAGCGGTTTGCACAGAAAAAAGTGTTGAGCTTTTCTCATTATCCACTACCAAGGCTGTAAAGCCCAGAATCTAGATCATTGACctatgcacacacacacacctatCACAGCtcctgctactactactactactcaactTTGCTGTAGGATGCTGGACCAGCCAGATCAATCAACGACTCTCCTTTACCGTTAACAAAGAACACACCCAAGGGGACCAATTGAAAAGAACTTCCTACAAACAACcatagtactgtacatctatctTCTTCtttccaagaaaaaaagaactccaAATTGAAAAACAAATTCATGAAGAACTGAACAGTGAACACCACACTTGACAGGAGAAGAGCCGGTCGAGCTAGGCTGGATGCTGCAGGAGGGGGACGGCCATGCATTAACCCCCCTGGCCTCCCCCTCGCTGCTGCCGCAAACCAACGAGCGCAGAAAATGTTGGCAGTGGAGGCAACACATCGCATGGCGAAAGAGACCGGAGGGGGACCCGACCCCGGCGTTGAATGCCGATATGCTgtccatccatgatccatccctCTCGTCCCCTACCCTTACCCCCATTTCCACAATTTCACAAGCTATTGCAGCAGAAATCGAAAAGAATTCCCGCGTTTGAGAATTCACAAGCTAACTGAATTGCTGAAGTGGTAGTGGCAAATGTGCAATGCAAATGAGCTAGACAAATGCAAATTGGGAGGAAAGATGAGAGTAAAGCACTGACCAAGACTGGGAAGGGTGGTAGATGGTCGCAGGTGGACCATGATGCTGGGGCTGGGGCATCATCTgggccggcggtggtggcgtccCCCTGGCGATGTAAGGTGGGCCCTGGAACGCTGGCGGTGGGGCCTGGAACTGGGCCCCAGGGGAGGCCCTGCCTGCAATCGCAACAATGGAGAGAGGAAATGTGAGTATACACATACTACCTCTACTACCTGCCATGTTATTGGTTACAGAAGCTTTGCAGGGACGGAGAAAGCAACAACACCAAACAAATAAATGAAACTGTACTGCTACTGCATCCACTACTGCCACCGCGCCAAAGCTACAGGAAGCAACAGCAGCACAGCCTACAAAACTAAACTGCTCTTCCTATTCCtatttccttctctctccctccctgccGAGACCTGAGAAAAGGCATCGATCCTCCATGTGCGCCCTGCGTTTGCAACTTTGACTGGATTTTTCGCAGATGCATCGATAGATACTGTTTGTGCTCTTGTACTCTTTCACAAgccaagtagtagtagtagtagtagtagtagtaaccaAGTGTGTAAGATCCTTACATTGTGACAGTATCAGATCACTACTCAAGTTGCCATATGTAAACTATGCAAGTCTGTCAATTAAACCATTGCTTCGGTAGCACTATTACTGCTGTCAGTTCTACGAATGAGACAGTGTCAAGTGGCTAAACTGATGAATAACTAATGGCCATATGAGGAACGAGAGATAGGTGTATAGTGCAAGTATATGAACATCCATGCTAGTCTTTCCATTATACCCAAATTATAAAAGGTCGGCTAGGATTATCGATCACCAAACCGGTCAAAAAGTACGTAAGATCCAACGAACATCTCCTAAGGCTCTGAATTTTCCATTGCAGAAAAAGCGGATTCCCGATGGATTCTCCACTGGTGGACggttagagcacccgcaataataaaataaggtgttatctataaaacatgtacatcttagcaatagactaaattaatagtaaaccatctcaatagtatgtctatatgGGTATCCACCGCTCTCTAATACATTGCcttgtttttctctatagactatctccaggttagtagatagctttgctctctctcttcatttaatcttttccaagtagaaaaatatactgacatggatctcttatagaaagcctatagataactattgtggatgcccttatcCTGTCCTTTACATCTCATTCTTGCTGTCAACCGCTGATGCCACCGTTTAACTGACCACAACACATTCAGTCAAACCACCCTTCCCCTCAtactaaataaaataaaaacagaaCGGAAGTGATAAAAAAAGAGTGTAATATATTATTAGCAAGGCTCTTAATTAAGTCATCGACATTTTGTTACAAGCTTTGTTTTTACGTGAACACGGCAGGGGAGGCACCCGCTGTTAGAAGGATTTTATTAAATGAGCAAAGAGATTATGTGTTTGTAACAAAtgcaataaaaaataatcaataGTATAGTTTAAAACCGAGTATAAAAATTGATGAAAAACCCATACATTAGTTACAAAATTAAGATTTCCCTACTACTTAAGAGAGTCGTCCTCCGTCTCCACGTATAAATCTCTTTCCTTTCATTGAAAACAGTCCATCATGAAAAACATATTTCTCAACCCAACCAaccattttagaaaaaaattcgaACAACCTATTGAGTAAAAAACGGTTGCAAGGTCTGTAAAAGTTAAAATTGGCAGATGCTGAGACAGGATTATCAGTTGGTTCCAACTTCCAACAGGGTAGAAGAACAAATAAAGAACGGATAAACTATGCAgtttttaatatgttttttactGTAACTGGCTATGGCTCGAGAGGCAGCAGTAGCCAACGCGGGGTGGGCGCACGCAGCGAGGCAGCGGAAACTGGAACTGACAGGCCAGCCTGGGCACGCAGGCCAtatggctctctctctctctctcccccgagcggggccccacccgtcagcctcACCGCGCCcgtgctagcttagctagctaatcCGTGCGAGCCCAGTGACACGATCGATCAATTACAATTCAATCCAAtccgtcgcgtcgcgtcgcatCGCATCCGTTGCTGCCCTGTTCTTCGATCTCGCGCAGGAAAATTGCTGCGTGGACGAGAGATGCaaagggagggagaagaggacaATGTCGGATTCTAGattggttttggtttttggttttggttttttgTATCGTCGTCACTAACCTCGAGGCGGCtgggcggggcggggcgggccCAACGAGGCAATGTTGCagttggcgcggcggccggcgatcaTCGGGTTCGGGTCCTgcaccgcgcgccgcgccgcctccgcctcccggaACGTCACCTgcgcgacgaggaagaagattAGTTCGagcgcgtggtggtggtggtggtggtggaggtggaggaggaggagggggtgggggCTTACGAATCCGTAGCCCTTGGAGCGGCCGGTGAGGCGgtcggcgatgacgacggcctCCAGGATCTCGCCGTACTGCTCGAAGTGCCGCCGGAGTCCCTCCGACGGCGTCTCCCACGCCAGCCCGCCGACGAACACCTTCGTCAGCGTCGTGTCGCCGAACCGCGACCGGTACGGCATCgtcggccgagccgccgccgccgccgcgccgggcgaccccgacgtcgacgacgacggcgccgccgcagccgccgccatctcgcctagaggctagctagctagctacctccCGGCCTCCTTGCCGATCCTCCAAGCTTACCAAGGGCTACAAGGCGATCGATCCGCCTATCTGTGTGTCTAGCTAGCTctagcgcgcgcgcgctcggctTCAATTCCGGCGTGCACgcggcgccccgccgccgcgcgatcGATCTCGCCGAGCTGCGCTGGCTGCTGCAGTGGAGACGACGCACGCAACCATATATAAACCTTGGTTTGGTGGGTTAATGATCTTGATGCGCcatgggagaggggagagaggggcggAGGAAGACAGACAGGCGAGAAGGGGTTGTGCGCTGGAAGAAGGCGGTTTAGATGGGCTGACAGCTATGGTGGCCGCCTTTTATACTGCTTgtttttcctccctttttccttttcctgtgGCTGGCCTCCCCTCCTTCGGTTATCGAATTGGACGGACGGACGGCAGAGGAAGCTTACGGAATACGTACACGACAAGGGATGGATCAACCGCGTGACGACCGCACGGGAGTGAGAGGGCGCGTGTGAGGCACCgacgcgcgagagagagagggcgcgtgCGAGGCACGTGTTTTTTAATGGCTAGCCTTTATGTTCTTCGGTTATCAAACTAGACGGACGACAGAGCAATCTTACGGGACGCGCACACGTCGAGAGGTACACTAACCATGTGACGACGCACGGGGAAGGGAGCGTGTGAGGCACACGGTTTTTATGGATGAAACCATGTTCTTCGGTTATCAAATTGGACGGACAGTAGAGCAACCTTACGGAACAAGTACATGTCAGGAGATGGATCGACCATGTGACAACGCACGGGAGATAGGGCGCGTGTGAGGCACACGTTTTATTATGGTTGGCCTTCATATTCTTCGGTTATCAAACTAGACAGACGGTAGAGCAATCTTACGGGACACACACACGTCGAGAGGTATACTAACTATGTGACGATGAAGGGCGCGTGTGAAACACACGGTTTTTATGGATGGCCTTCATGTTCTTCGGTTATCAAATTGGACGGACGATAGAGCAACCTTACAGAACACGTAAACGTCAAGAGATGCGTTGACCATGTGATGACACATGGGGGAGGGCGTGTGTGAGGCACACATTTTTTATGGTTGGCCTCCATGTTCTTTGGTTATCAAACTAGACGGATAGTAGAGCAATTTTACGGGACACCCGAGAGGTACACTAACCATGTGACTACGCACCGGGAAGGGCGGGTGTGAGGCACATGGTTTTTATGGATGGATTTCATGTTATTCGGTTATCGAATTGGACGGACGGTAGAGTAACTTTATGGAACATGTACACATCAAGAGATGCATCGACCATGTCATGATGCACGAAAGAGGGCACGTGTTAGGCACACGTTTTTTATAGATGGCCTTCATGTTCTTCGGTTATCAAATTGGATGGTCGGTACAACAATTGTACGGAACACACACACATCGAGAGGCAAACCGACCATGTGACGACGCATGGGGGGAGGGCTCGTGTGAGGCACACGGTTTTTATGGATGGTCTTCATGTTCTTTGGTTATCAAACTGGACGGACGGTAGAGCAATCTTACGGGACACGCACACGTCGAGAGGCAAACCGACCATGTGACGACGGACGGTGGGGTGGCGTGTGTAAGGCACATGGTTTTTATGGATGGCTTTCATGTTCTTCGGTTATTAAACTGGACGGACAGTAGAGCAGTCTTAGGGACATGCACATGTAGGTACACCGACCATGTGACGGTGCATGAGGGAGGACGCGTGTGAGGCACACGGTTTTTATGGATGACCTTCATGTTCTTCCGTTATCAAAATGGACAGACAATAGAGCAATCTTACGAGACACGCACACATTGAGAGGTACACTGACCATGTGACGACGCATGGGGGAAGGCGCATGTGAAGCACACGGTTTTTCATTGTGCTGCCGAGCAACGCCTGTTTTGGCGGCACACACCATGGTCCATCTTTGTAACTAGTTGTACTCCTGTGTCGTGATGTGCATTTACTGTTGATTACTGCACCTGGTTCATGTGACAACGCACAGGGAAGGAATGTGCGAGGCATGCACTTTTTTATTGCGTGGCTAAGCAATGCCTATTTTGGTGGCACACGCCGTAGTCCATATATATAACTTGTTGTACTCGTGTGTCGCAAGGTATATTGATCATTGATTACCACACCAATTTTATCGTCTATTACTGTAAAATATATGAATGTGACGACGCTGATTGAGTACAGAGACACATTGATTGTGAAAATGCATCCTTGTGACAAAACTCGTGAGAAGAAGTGTGGGGAACACATTCTTATTGTGTGGCAGAGCATGTGAACACAAACCGGAGGTTGCACTCATAAAGAAAAATAATGGGAAGTATGCCATGTATGTTTTGGTAGCATGTGCGAAATATACGCCTTGACATGTATGGTTTACTGTTACTGCTGGACTAGTGTTTGTTACCTAGAGGATATGCCTATACCACAAGAGAGTAGATATCAAAATGTATTATTGTAACAAAACAATTTGTGGGAGGGACACATTttggtgtttgtgtgtgtgtgtgtgtttaagATGGTAAATATAAAATAGATCTCATCGACTAGCGAATGATGGTAGAAACCGTGCTCTATGAATTTGATGGTACATGCTTGATATGGGATCTCTACTATATATGTCTAGCTTACTTGCTCCTACTTACTCTATAGTATTTTCAAAACAAGAAGATTTAGGAGATGGCACGTCATCAGGACCGATGATAGTTTGATCTCgttttttttaatatcaaaaTAATTATATGCTTCAAGTTAGCATCACATATTTATAAAAAGTTATATATGTTGTGCAGTCATAAATAATCACATATTACTCTAGAGTAATTGACATTGAAATTTATACGACATTATTAAATTATATGCCTTACTCTCATAATTAAAGAACTTGCATGATACTCTCAAGTAAATATGAGGAAAACGTTGCTTCAAAATGTATCAATACAAGACAAGGAAATATAAGGACCGACCTATAGcgtctaagggcctgtttagattcccTGACAAAATTTTCacactgtcacatcgaatgtttggacatatgcatggagtattaaatataaaaaaaaactaattacacatattgcgtgtaaattgcaaggtgaatcttttaagtctaattgctccataatttgacaatgtggtgctacagtaaacatttgctactgatagattaattagtctcaataaatccgtctcgtagtttacaagcagaatctgtaatttgttttgttattagtctacatttaatacttcaaatgtgtgtccgtatatacgatgtgacacgccaaaactttttatccctggatctaaacacagcctaaaattATTTCATTTTTGGATATATGGTTGACCTAAGAGGCTAAGATTCAAATTAGCTACCTAGCCAATGAAATTAAGCTGCTTTGCACTTTTGtcggaaaaaaaatatgtagtgcaaacttTTATGGTTCAAAAGCGGAAACTAGCGTAGTATATATAAGATGTGTGCGAATTTTTCCACGTCACCAGTGAGTAAATTTTTATATTCATAGTTTAATCATTTTAATA
The Oryza sativa Japonica Group chromosome 6, ASM3414082v1 DNA segment above includes these coding regions:
- the LOC4340517 gene encoding probable RNA-binding protein ARP1; the encoded protein is MAAAAAAPSSSTSGSPGAAAAAARPTMPYRSRFGDTTLTKVFVGGLAWETPSEGLRRHFEQYGEILEAVVIADRLTGRSKGYGFVTFREAEAARRAVQDPNPMIAGRRANCNIASLGPPRPAQPPRGRASPGAQFQAPPPAFQGPPYIARGTPPPPAQMMPQPQHHGPPATIYHPSQSWYWYPPDYQYQQGLMNSQVLQSYYAAALQAQAQAQAQLYGMAASPTAPSPYQYLGYMPAPAPAVTPTAVLPPAQQQITGPPPPFVQQPAQHVTAPPPFVHHPTAAAQIQGSFVPLPSLPHNFRLQLPPNAMSILPPTPTALQPADLQAAPAATGATNPNNTPTGA